The Arachis ipaensis cultivar K30076 chromosome B03, Araip1.1, whole genome shotgun sequence region CTTAATaatgaaagatcaatgcacatgtgataaattaaaaagaaaagttgatacatgagtatgtgatgcaaaagtgggaattttgggtagctaggtatgaattagaatatatagagtgtatgtatgttaggtgagagcttaggttagtcaaagattcaatttatatctcacttagccatatatatacccttacccttaccttagccccattacaaccttgaaaagacctcatgatgtttgcattgatacattaaatattgttgattggttagatgaagaacaaagttttaaaaagcatgactagagaagagtagagtgattaaccctagacacttgagagattagagtgatatacactaccagtaagggttcaatgcttgattctatgttccctgctttcatgagctatcttcttacaagtttacttgtcttttattgtataatttgaattagtgaaatctgatttatgtatattcttggagaatttgatttacttttaaccaagtaggtagaaacattttgcatatagttgcattcatatagataggttgcatttcatacattctaccattcctcttcactcctttatagcttctcttgagtttagcatgaggacatgccagtgtttaagtgtggggaggttgatacggGTATgcttgcgggtagggtagggtaggggtGGTTTAGGGTGTACTCCCTACCCTACCCTATTCGCACCTTATatataacatatattttataaaaattaggtatataatgaaggaagtgagagttgaacccacaacctctcttatgtaatgacttacaataagtgaacaactACTAAACTAGCtagttaatttaataatttaaagcattagttttttattttttatgttattaaaatgtataaaatttaaaatgattgaattttatatttactttgaaaaaaatttgatatttctgcaggtagggtagggtagggtagggtaggattttgaattttagggtgcgggtagggttagggttgagagattctcaacccgcgggtaggataaggtagaattttaataaaattttcaacctgcgggtagggttagggtagagTCCAAACCCTACTCTAGTACTCTacctacccattgccagccctagtCGCAAACTGACGTTACAAACAAAAGAGAGTAGAAAAACGAGTTGACATATACAAAAACATAGAACAGAGGAAAGAAGTGCGGAACAAAGAGTGGGACAAGGGGAGGATGATCTAGCGATTAGAGGGAGCAATGATGAAGGAAGAGGACAAtagtaaaaaaagataaaaaaaatcgaaaaaaatgaGGTTAGAATTAAGATAAAACTgacaatttataaaaatatttaaaaatgaaaGTGTCAAAATATGtgttttgtggatcatgtttcgATGTCTTTGATTTGagagaaaatattaaaaatatgtattttatgtATATTTATGTATTACTATATCAGTAAAAAAATATGTATTATAACAAATAAATAATGTACATGTGCTCTTTAACCATATTTCTAATAGAAGTCCAAAATGGTATTTTAAGGTGTATTTTTTTAGTCAATAAATAATTACACACTGTTTGGTTCAATagaaaacagaaagaaagaaaatgtaaTGAAGAAAAATGGACAGAAAACTTCATTTTTCATTGTTTGGATGTGAATAGAAATCGAAAGGAAAGGGAAAATAGTGGCGTGGGACCCACATTCAACTTTTCCTTCCAAAGTTGCGAAGAAAACTAATGACAACTCTACAATGAAAGTAAAATGACAAATTTACCCATGCTGTTAACATTGAAGAAAAATTCCTAATGTAAGCTATCTGTCTCTGAAACTTGGAGAGACTTCTCTTCTCCAGTACATCTTCATCGTTGTGCTCGACAGTGCTACCGCAGCTTCATTTTCGTTGTCCACAAGCCACGGTAGTTTCGTCATCGTCGTGACAGCTCCTTCTCCTCTTCATCCTTGCAAATTCAAGCTAAAGGTGAGTTCTTTTTCGTTCGATTTTGTACTTTTTCCAAAAACAAACTGGAAAAATAATATAATCATGCACATAGTatgtgctctttttttttttcaactgaGATCCTCTTGCTTTGGTTTCTTATTATTGTTCCTCAAATCCACCGTTTTGTGCATGCTTGCTTGCTAGGGTTCAACCTGTGAAATCTGAATACTCCATAGAGTTCGACAGTAGAGGGTACCTGCTACCTAGTGTTTGGCTTGTGTGTGTTGGTGATCCCCGTTTGGGTATTGTTGCTATATTCAAAAGTTGAATTAATATATATGATATTGTGAACTATTTTCTTTATTGATTTCTGCATGTTTGATTtcgtaattttattttttatttcttctcctctttttaattttgatttgatttcttcaTTACTGCTTCATTTGCAACCAAGTGTAGTGATTAGCTAAATCAATATTATAGTTATAGTTTATTCAAAAGTCCAAAGCTTCCTAAAtggtaaaaaaaatcataaactaaaaatttttttgatGACCCAAAAGCATAAAACATGATTAAAATTGAACACACCCAATCCCAAATCCCCCATCATGAAAGAGCCAAAAAATTGTAATAACAAAGGAAAAAAGGTCACTTCTTTTAACCAaacagtgaaaaaaaaaagaattagctAAGAGTTAAAGTGGTTAAATTGGAAGTGAAAAACTTTGTTTACAGAATGCTTATGTTttgttaggatttttttttttttgaatcagaTCGCTTTCAGTTTCAAGTTCAAGTTCAAAGGTTCAAAGAGAAGGTACTAACTTAAGAGTACCTACATGGGAGTACATATCATTCTTTATCTTTAGAAATTGTTTGTAAATTGCTatttattatttgagtttttagttttgttttaggttaagaatttttaaattgaaacaaGACAAATGAAATAATTAATGAATTATAGGGTAAATAATTAAAGGTTAAAAATTTAATACGAAAAATATTTATTGTGTGAAAGTATGTTCATTTTTTCAACTGGTTAGATCTTATCTTCAGTTGCtatgattattttattttaatttttgtattaaaataatatgaaaaaaacGACCATTACTATAGGTATAAAATATTTGGACATTCCTCTCTTTAGGATCTTTgataaaatttaaagaaaattaatgGACATAGAACATAGCACATACATGTTGAAaccttaaattttttttgaatgtcATCATGAGTATTTTAGTCTATCTTTCTTTTTATGAtgaaattcaaattatacaaaagTTCTTTAAATTAAATGGCTTTTCTTACTTGTCTCTGGATATAATGTGTTATTAATTGTCCATGGTTTAGTTGTTACTAATTTCTAAATAGCTAAGCAAAATAATGTGCTTATTTCATTGGTGCACTTACAAAGCGTTTGTTCTACGTATCTTGAACCCATTCTTTTAGAAATTATACTAAATCCTGTGTTGGTTAACTTATTTTTTACCGTCTAAATTATTAAGTGTTGTTGGTAGCTAAGTCCACTTAATTTTGGTGATAAATTAATGCATTAATTAATATGCCATGTGCCTTACAGTGTATGTTTATTATTTATGACAGAGAGCTTTGGCATTGAGTTTGCCATTTAGGCGTTGGAGATAAGTGTCTCATAACAAGGTATGTTTATATTGCGTAAGGTGAAACCATATTTTCTCGGCATTtagtttcgttttttttttcttcaacaaATGAATTGTTAGAATGTAACAAGATATGTTACTTTCTGTTTACTTTTACTATCGATCTATCCATTTTAAACATTATATTTTCATAGATGGATAACAAAAATATCAAATTCCCAAAGGTCTATAATAgtgtaatttataaaattgtctACATAAATTCAAATTCATAGAGACAGTACTTTAATTTGTGTATACAACTGTTGTAAGAAAATTTTATCTAGGCGATGCTGGATTTATGCTAAAGCATGGGGTACTTACACCATATAGAGGTGTTCGGTATCACCTAAAAGAGTATTCAGTACGTGAGTCCCAAAATCCGAAAGAACTATTCAACCATTGCCATTCTTCATTACGAAATGTCATCGAAAGATGTTTCAGAGTTCTAAAGAAAAGATTCCCAATTATAACTGGTGACACTGAACCTTATTATTCGTTTGAAACTATGAGAGACATTTTTTTAGCATGTTGTATATTGCATAACTTTTTAATGGGTGTCGATATTGATCAATCTATAATTGAGGCGGTTGACCAAGAATTGCTACAAGAACGCAACATAGATAGATCACAATCAAATCAACAACGTGATGAGGAATATAGATATGCAGCAATGCTACGAGATAATATTGCAGCTGAAATGTGGAATGTGTATCAAACTTTATAAGTGATTATGTGATTATATGTTTCCTTTATATGAATATGTAAATATCTGTATTTTACagtcaaaattgtttaattagatttttttgaGGGATTTTTTTACAGGTTAAGTAATgccaaataaagaaaataaaacaacagAAGCTAATCAATTTTCTAAAGACAACTTAAGATGGTCTGATGAGATGAATGAAGTTCTGCTGAATGTATTAGCAGAAGAAGCATTGAAAGGTAATAGACACGATGGCTCGTAAACAATTAAAGCATATGTTAATGTTGTGAAGACTTTGAGCTTAGCAATAGGCCCACACATAACAAAGAACCACATtaagaatagaatgaagacatTGAAAGTTCATTTTGCTGAGACATATGACTTATTTCATCATTTAAGTGGATTTGCATGGAATCCTGTTACTAGAAAGTTtgaagctgaagaagaagagtGGCAAGACTTTATTAAGGTATCTTATACTTTTTTATTACTTATACATATGACCAAGTTAGTTACAATAACTTTAACATTTCTTTATGCAGGAGAAACCACATGCagaaaaatggaagaaaatgcaAATTAAGCATTATGATACTTTGAAGGAGTTGTTCGTAGCTGATAGAGCTACTGGTAAAGGGGCTACTACTTCACGAGAAAGAATTCAACAACTTGATAGAGATCACATTGATTTGAATGACTCGTTTGAAAACATTGGATTTTCTGACATAGATGTTAATATGGGACATGATACCCCAACGTTTTCTGCTAATTTAGATTCACCAAGTGCTCTTCATAGTCAACCAAATCAATTAGGTGGGACTTCAACATCAAGAGGAATAGAGCGTAAGTCTCCTATGAATGATTTTTTGGAGGCACAATATGAGAAAGTTGCTTTGGAAATTACTACCATGGCCGATGCTGTCAAAGAGGGTAGTTATCTATCTAGCAAGCTACATGACGTAGCTCAGAGGCAGGTTGAATCAGCTGAGAGACAAGCTTCTGTGGCTGAGAGACAAGTTTCGGTTGTCGAAAAACAAATGTCGTTAATTGAAAGACAAGTTGCAATTGTTGAAAAAGGGTTAGCTATTATGCAACAAAGTAGGCCTCGCCTTTATAGCGAATCAGATGTATGGAATATGTTGACTGAATTGGGTCTGATTGGCTCAGCTCGAATGCAGTGTTATTAGTTTTTT contains the following coding sequences:
- the LOC107634190 gene encoding uncharacterized protein LOC107634190, with protein sequence MKTLKVHFAETYDLFHHLSGFAWNPVTRKFEAEEEEWQDFIKEKPHAEKWKKMQIKHYDTLKELFVADRATGKGATTSRERIQQLDRDHIDLNDSFENIGFSDIDVNMGHDTPTFSANLDSPSALHSQPNQLGGTSTSRGIERKSPMNDFLEAQYEKVALEITTMADAVKEGSYLSSKLHDVAQRQVESAERQASVAERQVSVVEKQMSLIERQVAIVEKGLAIMQQSRPRLYSESDVWNMLTELGLIGSARMQCY